One genomic segment of Devosia sp. includes these proteins:
- a CDS encoding carboxylesterase family protein, whose amino-acid sequence MSAPFVIEIASRRARYRGLRDATGDRFTGIQYARPPVGALRFRPPEPIDHQDIVDATTFGKAPPQARRAMPDWAPRGAGFETGEDCLNLNLYTPAADDARRPVIVHAFGGGFQGGSAHGSFHNEAGFAHRSGVVLVRPNMRVGALGFLSLGDRFGEERSAANRGMLDLIAALEWVRDNIAAFGGDPDNVTLAGMSSGAFTISALFGVDGVAELYRRVWLMSGPASRIISEDTASALADDFLDRCGVGRGDGAALEQLPVETIISVQDQVLATHLGERNAPGGRTFGIVLDGVSLARHPIDGLASGRFKAHGLVAGWARDEARMWYAFGMMPEVTSRASLVGSIARFLPDTAEAALDGLMQEQPGLTLTQYEEIFLSRAIYREPAIRTAQTHAAAGGSAWTYEFGWVPGFEGGRLGAAHGFDEPFVFGDLSNIPLAKGDAHAGALAQAMSEALIGFARTGVCDWPKAGPGESVPRYFA is encoded by the coding sequence GTGAGCGCCCCATTCGTCATCGAGATTGCCAGCCGTCGGGCACGCTATCGCGGCCTGCGCGATGCAACGGGTGATCGCTTCACGGGCATTCAATATGCCCGCCCGCCCGTGGGCGCACTTCGATTCCGTCCGCCAGAGCCCATCGACCATCAGGACATTGTCGATGCCACGACCTTCGGCAAGGCCCCGCCTCAGGCCCGGCGTGCCATGCCCGACTGGGCCCCGCGCGGCGCCGGCTTCGAGACGGGCGAAGATTGCCTCAATCTCAATCTCTATACGCCGGCCGCAGATGACGCCCGCCGCCCGGTGATCGTCCATGCCTTTGGTGGTGGGTTCCAGGGCGGTTCGGCCCATGGCAGTTTTCACAACGAGGCCGGGTTCGCCCACAGGAGCGGCGTCGTGCTGGTGCGGCCCAATATGCGGGTTGGCGCGCTTGGATTTTTAAGCCTTGGTGACCGCTTCGGCGAGGAACGCTCGGCTGCCAATCGCGGCATGCTCGACCTCATAGCCGCCCTGGAATGGGTGCGGGACAATATCGCGGCGTTTGGTGGCGATCCGGACAATGTCACTCTGGCCGGCATGTCCTCGGGCGCATTCACGATCTCGGCCCTGTTCGGCGTCGATGGCGTAGCCGAGCTCTATCGCCGGGTGTGGCTGATGAGCGGCCCGGCGAGCCGGATCATTTCCGAGGACACCGCTTCTGCGCTGGCGGACGACTTCCTTGATCGGTGCGGGGTGGGGCGCGGCGACGGGGCAGCGCTCGAGCAGCTGCCGGTCGAAACCATAATCTCGGTGCAAGATCAGGTTCTTGCCACCCACCTGGGCGAACGCAATGCGCCGGGCGGCCGGACCTTCGGCATTGTACTCGATGGCGTGAGCCTGGCACGCCACCCCATCGACGGTCTCGCCTCCGGCCGCTTCAAGGCGCATGGCCTGGTGGCAGGCTGGGCGCGGGACGAAGCCCGCATGTGGTACGCCTTCGGGATGATGCCGGAGGTCACCAGTCGCGCCAGCCTGGTCGGCTCGATTGCAAGGTTCCTGCCGGACACGGCGGAAGCGGCCCTCGATGGCCTGATGCAGGAGCAGCCCGGCCTGACGCTGACCCAGTATGAAGAAATATTTCTCTCCCGCGCCATCTATCGTGAACCGGCCATACGGACCGCCCAGACCCATGCCGCTGCAGGCGGCTCTGCCTGGACCTATGAGTTCGGTTGGGTGCCCGGCTTCGAAGGCGGGCGGCTAGGCGCAGCCCACGGCTTCGATGAGCCTTTCGTCTTCGGTGATCTCTCAAACATCCCCCTGGCCAAGGGGGATGCGCATGCAGGTGCGCTCGCGCAAGCCATGTCGGAGGCCCTCATCGGCTTTGCCCGCACGGGAGTGTGCGACTGGCCAAAGGCAGGTCCGGGCGAAAGTGTCCCCCGCTATTTCGCATGA
- a CDS encoding 3-oxoacid CoA-transferase subunit B, translating into MNTKLSNAQIAWRAAQDIEDGAYVNLGIGFPEMVAKFQPPGKQAIFHTENGVLNFGEAPAEGEEDWDLINAGKKAITLRPGAAFFHHADSFAMVRGGHLDVAILGTYEVAENGDLANWSTGPKGVPAVGGAMDLVHGAKRVAVITDHVTKDGKPKLVKRCTLPLTGVGCVTRVYTSLAVIDIEDQRFVLREKLPGLSIDDLRAVTGADLVIPNQIGDLVAPEL; encoded by the coding sequence ATGAATACCAAGCTCAGCAATGCCCAGATCGCCTGGCGCGCGGCGCAGGACATCGAGGACGGAGCCTATGTCAATCTCGGCATCGGCTTTCCGGAAATGGTCGCCAAGTTCCAGCCGCCGGGCAAGCAGGCGATATTCCACACCGAGAACGGCGTACTCAATTTCGGTGAAGCGCCAGCGGAAGGAGAGGAAGACTGGGACCTGATCAATGCCGGCAAGAAAGCCATTACCCTTCGGCCCGGCGCAGCCTTTTTTCATCACGCCGACAGTTTCGCCATGGTGCGTGGCGGGCATCTCGATGTGGCGATCCTCGGAACCTATGAAGTTGCCGAGAATGGCGACCTGGCCAATTGGTCGACCGGCCCGAAGGGGGTGCCGGCAGTGGGCGGCGCCATGGATCTCGTGCATGGCGCCAAGCGTGTCGCCGTTATCACCGATCACGTCACCAAGGACGGCAAGCCGAAACTCGTCAAGCGCTGCACCCTGCCGCTCACCGGCGTTGGCTGCGTGACGCGCGTCTATACGAGCCTGGCGGTGATCGACATCGAAGACCAGCGCTTCGTGCTGCGGGAGAAACTGCCCGGCCTCAGCATTGATGACCTGCGGGCCGTGACTGGTGCTGACCTCGTGATACCGAACCAAATCGGCGACCTAGTCGCTCCGGAGCTGTGA
- a CDS encoding IclR family transcriptional regulator C-terminal domain-containing protein has protein sequence MLDRDIMGGLAKGLLAIETFTAEKPRQSIAEVSAASGLDRATARRCLLTLSHLGYADYDGKYFTLTPRVLRLGTACLATMPLPQLVQPLLDRLSDRLGESSSVSILDGTDIVYVARAAQRKVMSIALMPGSRLPAFCTSMGRVLLAALPKDEARMRLERNTLVPRTAHTCIDVERLLERLGAVRRDGYALIDQEVELGLRSIAVPLVNVRGVVVAALNVGVPATQQSVEALVHAYRPAMLDVQTELRGLLR, from the coding sequence ATGCTGGACAGGGACATTATGGGGGGATTGGCCAAGGGCCTTTTGGCCATTGAGACCTTCACCGCCGAAAAACCGCGGCAATCCATTGCCGAAGTCTCGGCCGCCTCCGGACTGGACCGGGCCACGGCGCGCCGCTGCCTGTTGACGCTCTCCCATCTCGGCTATGCCGATTATGACGGCAAATATTTCACCCTCACGCCCCGCGTCCTGCGCCTGGGGACCGCGTGCCTTGCCACCATGCCGCTGCCGCAATTGGTGCAACCACTGCTGGATCGCCTGTCGGATCGCCTTGGGGAAAGTTCGTCCGTTTCCATCCTCGATGGCACCGACATCGTCTATGTCGCCCGGGCGGCGCAGCGAAAAGTCATGTCCATCGCCCTGATGCCCGGCTCACGCCTCCCCGCCTTTTGTACCTCAATGGGGCGGGTCCTGCTGGCCGCCCTGCCAAAGGACGAGGCTCGAATGCGGCTCGAGCGCAACACGCTGGTGCCGCGCACGGCCCACACCTGCATTGACGTTGAACGCCTGCTTGAACGTCTCGGCGCGGTGCGTCGGGATGGCTATGCCTTGATCGACCAGGAGGTCGAACTGGGCCTGCGCTCCATCGCCGTGCCCCTGGTCAATGTCCGCGGGGTCGTGGTAGCGGCGCTCAATGTCGGCGTCCCGGCAACCCAGCAATCAGTCGAGGCCCTCGTCCATGCCTATCGCCCGGCCATGCTGGACGTGCAGACCGAACTGCGCGGCCTGCTGCGATAG
- a CDS encoding 3-oxoacid CoA-transferase subunit A gives MSLMVGGFGGSGAPIELIHALIDRFKATGSPGNLTLINNNAGNGRIGLAAMIDAGMVAKMICSFPRSADPRAFTEKYLAGEIGLEIVPQGTLAERIRAGGAGIPAFYTPASYGTDVAKGKPVAEFDGKHYVQERWLKADAALIKAELADTLGNLTYRKAARNFSPLMAAAARLTIVQASKVVAPGDIDPEAVITPGIFVNRVVEVADARQEEALMREGVAYA, from the coding sequence ATGAGCCTGATGGTCGGAGGCTTTGGTGGTTCGGGCGCGCCCATCGAACTCATCCACGCGCTGATCGACCGGTTCAAGGCGACCGGCAGCCCCGGCAACCTGACGCTGATCAACAACAATGCCGGCAACGGCCGCATTGGCCTGGCGGCCATGATCGATGCGGGCATGGTTGCCAAGATGATCTGTTCGTTTCCGCGCTCGGCTGACCCGCGCGCCTTCACCGAGAAATACCTGGCGGGGGAAATCGGCCTCGAAATCGTGCCGCAGGGGACGCTGGCCGAGCGCATCCGGGCCGGCGGGGCGGGCATTCCGGCTTTCTATACGCCTGCCAGTTACGGCACCGACGTGGCCAAGGGCAAGCCGGTGGCTGAATTCGACGGCAAGCATTATGTGCAGGAGCGCTGGCTCAAGGCCGATGCGGCCCTGATCAAGGCGGAACTGGCAGATACGCTGGGCAATCTCACCTATCGCAAGGCGGCGCGCAATTTCTCGCCCCTGATGGCAGCGGCGGCCCGCCTGACCATTGTGCAGGCGAGCAAGGTGGTCGCACCGGGCGACATCGATCCGGAAGCCGTCATTACCCCGGGGATTTTTGTCAATCGCGTGGTCGAAGTGGCCGATGCCCGCCAGGAAGAAGCCCTGATGCGCGAAGGAGTGGCCTACGCATGA